Within Triticum dicoccoides isolate Atlit2015 ecotype Zavitan chromosome 1B, WEW_v2.0, whole genome shotgun sequence, the genomic segment TGAGTTTTCCCGGCACTCCAAACCCTGGAAATTCCAATAATGATATATTCCAGATATCATCTGGCGCTGGTACAAACATACATATCATGAGACTTCCATGTCTTCGAACCACCAGTAGGTGGCATTCACTCATTGCCCATAGCCTTTGTTGATTACAACTTGGCACCCCACTTTACTCCGAGATGACTAATTAGTAAGTTATTGGGTAGATTGCTGTTTAGTGAATTGATCTAATGATGTTCTTCCGTCTGGCTGTCCGTACACTACTTGGTGAAGAAGTATTGCCGAGAACAAAGCTCGGCGAAACAGCTACATGTCAAGCTCTGGTAGCCTAATCAATAGTTTGCCAAGTACACTTACACGGATCTCAGCCAAGCTAAGCCGCAGGGACTTACCAGGGCAAGGTATCGCCGAGTGGGTCGTACTGGGCAAACAAAGAACTCAGTAAAGACACGGTTTCCAAAGATCCTGCATTCGAATCTCGGCAAACAATGCGGGGCACGTGCCTCGCTCCTGGGCTTCCAAGTTTGCCGAGTCCCCTATTCAGGCTCTCGGCAAAGTGTCCTACTACGTGCCAGTCGTGTTAGAATTAAGCCAATCTTTAGAGATAAACGTGGCATGATCTTAATCCTAGCATTAGACCACCTAAAACAAATTAATAGAAAGGAGTTCGTAAGATCTTACGGGTACTGTGTAGGGTCTCATGCCTACCCGATGTAGGCATAGCATAGCCCATGATCTCCAACGATGAGGAAATGGTGGATGAAATGAGCGGCAGGGAAGCCACCTAGATGATGGTAGCAAGCCACTGGCACAGCCCTGCGGTGGCCCGCGGTGGTAGACGACCTTcgattccctttgccctttttaggATTGGTGGATAGAGAGTTTCACACTTACCGTGTCAAAAACCACTTCTATCGACAATGAGGGGCTCTCTCTTTATATACCAATGTTAAGGTGTTGAAATGGCAGGTTGTATGCCAAGAAATATTATTTACCAAAATTATGGTGGTAGACAACATTTTGTAACCACCCACTGCAATATGGACACACAGTTTTCTATGCGAGTAACAACAAGCTAAATGGTGTTGCCAAAATGATGGACAATATGTTTAGTGTTGTGAAAGATAGAATGCAAGATCAAGCTATCGAAGGCTTACCACCCAATTGTATGATTATGTTGCTAGCATGGATTGCTCGAAAGCCTTTTAATCCTGGAAATTAGGACCATCTTATAAACCAACTCCCATAAAGTATTATGTGACATTTCGGGATAGAACGATGTACTATAGGTACCGAGGTTCAGTGGTATTTCATTGGTCATTCTAAAACTTGATCTTGGTGCATTACTTCTACTATGACGGTGGCCTTATGATGTTTGTTAACCTTATGATCAAGGGGAAGAATGTTGAAATTGATATCACGGTTAACAAACCGAGAGAAAAATAAGGGAGACAAAGTCTCCACCTCTCACGACTGTGCCTTGCACGGGATCACATATAACAACTTTCGGTTTTGGTCCCATGTACCAAGCACACACATATATAACGAAAATGGGGATTTTCGTTATGGACAACTGAACCGCGCTCAAAGCCCCCTAACTGCCGATCCTAAAGGTATGGTGAGGTACTGAAGACCATCTCCATCGCCGGCCACCACAAAGGCAGTGTCGGCGAGGCTTCTGGATGTGCTGCTACCCCTCCACGACTACATCACCACGATTCCACCCTGCATCGCGTCTGCATCAACCAGGCGAGGGATTTTGCCTCAGTCTTCGACGGCCACGGCCATCGAAGGTACTTACCAATCACACTTCTGATCCATAGAAGGTGTGCTAATTAGAGATTGAGATCCAATTCACGTTAATCTTAAAGGCTTAATTTTAACAAGTCGCTGTCTTCATCCAGCCCGTCAAGTGCCTCTTTTTGCCTCCTCGCAAAAAAGTGCCTGTTTTTGTCGAGTATCCCACTTAGAGCTAGGCAAAGAGGCTGCCGAGTCCCAGATGGACAACCGACGCCATAGTGGGCTTTGCCTAAAGGGTACGGCCGAGTATCCTTAGCCGAGAACCACACTCGGCAAAGTCCCTATCGAGTGGGAAACGACTTTCCCGAGTTTTCCTGACATTTGGAAAACTCGGAAATTCCAGTAGTGATATATTCCAGATATATAGCATGTGGCGCTGATACAAACATATGGATCTTGAGACTTCCATGTCATCAAACCACCAGTAGGTGTCATTCAATCATTGCCCGCACCCTTTGTTGTTTACAACTTGGCACCGCAGTTTGCTCCGTGATGACTAATTAGTAAGTTAAGTGAGTAGATTGCTGTTTAGTGAATTGATGTAATGACGTGCTTCCGTCTGGCTGTCCGTCCGCCTCCATTATACGTACGGTGGCCGCCGGTGTACCTGCCACGGCAAAGATTCCGGAGAGTGCAAACAAGGAACAACTCATTAAACCATGGGAATTTTACCTGCTGCTCCGGAGGACAGTCCACCACATGCAGGCGTGGGGACACTCCGGCGCTATATATTTCCCCGGCGCCAgtgcatcagcagcagcagcagctcaagcTTCTCCTGATCAACCAGCCACCTAGCGATTGTGGTATCTCGCATAGCCAAGCAAGATGGCGTCGAGGGCTGCGACGATGGTGGCGCTGCTgctcgcggcggtggcggcgacgtgCGCGCGGGCGCAGCTGCACGAGAAGTTCTACGGCGAGTCGTGCCCCAGCGTGGAGGACGTCGTGAGGAAGGAGATGGTGAGGGCGCTGTCACTGGCGCCCAGCCTCGCCGGACCGCTCCTCCGGATGCacttccacgactgcttcgtcaGGGTAAGctacatttgcatgcatgttatctGTCCTGCCCGTACCCTGTTGTGTGCGGTGGCCTGACCAGTGACCGCCATGAATTAATGCAGGGGTGCGACGGCTCGGTTCTGCTGGACTCGGCCAACAAGACGGCGGAGAAGGACGCGCAGCCGAACCAGACGCTGCGAGGCTTCGGGTTTGTCGAGAGGGTGAAGGCCGCGGTGGAGAAGGCCTGCCCCGACaccgtctcctgcgccgacatccTCGCCCTCATTGCCAGGGACGCAGTATGGCTGGTGAGTAGAGTACTAGGCCATTTTGCAAACGACATGCTACGTGTGCAAGCCAAATTCTAATGCTGCTCGATCATGGTTTCTCCAGAGCAAGGGTCCATTCTGGACAGTTCCTCTCGGCCGCCGAGACGGCAGCGTGTCCATTTCCAACGAGACCGACGCTCTGCCACCCCCGACCTCCAACTTCACCGTGCTCACCCAGCTCTTCGCCGCCGTGAACCTCGACGCAAAGGACCTTGTCGTCTTGTCCGCCGGGCACACCATCGGgacgtcgcactgcttctccttctCCGACCGGCTCTACAACTTCACCGGCATGGAGAACCCCAGCGACATCGACCCCACGCTGGAGCCGCAGTACATGATGCGGCTAAAGAGCAAGTGTGCCAGCCTCAACGACAACACCACCCTCGTGGAGATGGACCCCGGCAGCTTCAAGACCTTCGACACCGACTACTTCAAGCTGGTGAGCAAGCGGAGGGGCCTCTTCCACTCCGACGGCGCCCTCCTCACCGACCCCTTCACCCGCGCCTACGTCCAGCGCCATGCCACCGGCGCCTTCAAGGACGAGTTCT encodes:
- the LOC119348862 gene encoding peroxidase 1-like — its product is MASRAATMVALLLAAVAATCARAQLHEKFYGESCPSVEDVVRKEMVRALSLAPSLAGPLLRMHFHDCFVRGCDGSVLLDSANKTAEKDAQPNQTLRGFGFVERVKAAVEKACPDTVSCADILALIARDAVWLSKGPFWTVPLGRRDGSVSISNETDALPPPTSNFTVLTQLFAAVNLDAKDLVVLSAGHTIGTSHCFSFSDRLYNFTGMENPSDIDPTLEPQYMMRLKSKCASLNDNTTLVEMDPGSFKTFDTDYFKLVSKRRGLFHSDGALLTDPFTRAYVQRHATGAFKDEFFADFAASMIKMGNANPLTGSQGEIRKKCSVVNH